In Brevibacillus brevis, a genomic segment contains:
- the pdaB gene encoding polysaccharide deacetylase family sporulation protein PdaB → MRRIYVISPQRLKQILIIVTAILLAAGIGYAERDSIAAFSGSNQAPQAIYKVDTKEKKIALTFDISWGETRTVPILDILKQKNVTKATIFLSSPWSQRHPDIVKRIKEDGFEIGSHGHKHDNYSKYTDEEIRSQIGKADTILTEMTGKKPNLIRMPNGDFDKRVLQIASDMGYSVIQWDTDSKDWMNPGPETIIQNVLSKAHPGDIVLMHASDSCKETHLALPVIIDKLRQQGYEFVTVSELIAGTDVKSKEIH, encoded by the coding sequence ATGAGACGGATCTACGTCATAAGCCCGCAACGCTTGAAGCAAATTTTGATCATTGTCACTGCCATACTATTGGCGGCGGGGATCGGATACGCGGAACGCGATTCAATCGCGGCCTTTTCTGGCTCCAATCAGGCGCCCCAAGCGATTTACAAGGTAGACACCAAGGAGAAAAAAATCGCTCTGACTTTCGATATCAGCTGGGGGGAGACGCGCACCGTTCCCATTTTGGATATTTTGAAGCAAAAAAACGTAACGAAAGCCACTATCTTTCTCTCTTCCCCCTGGAGTCAACGTCATCCCGACATCGTCAAACGGATCAAGGAGGACGGCTTCGAAATCGGCTCTCACGGTCACAAGCACGATAACTACAGCAAATACACGGACGAAGAAATCCGCTCCCAAATCGGCAAAGCAGACACCATTCTCACCGAGATGACCGGCAAAAAGCCCAATCTGATCCGCATGCCAAATGGCGACTTCGACAAACGCGTCCTGCAAATCGCCAGCGATATGGGTTACTCCGTCATCCAGTGGGATACCGATTCCAAGGACTGGATGAATCCGGGGCCCGAGACGATCATCCAAAATGTCCTATCCAAAGCCCACCCTGGTGATATCGTTTTGATGCACGCCAGTGACTCGTGCAAGGAAACCCATCTGGCCCTCCCAGTCATCATCGACAAACTTCGCCAGCAAGGCTACGAATTTGTCACCGTGTCCGAGCTGATTGCAGGAACCGACGTAAAGAGCAAGGAGATCCATTAG
- a CDS encoding stage II sporulation protein M has translation MKNHLRRLWVDNRGYFLAACLLFLGGGLIGYFQAPAVESMVNELLGQLKEIANRINESGGSVFATFWTIFSNNVVSALMMMALGLFFAFFPIIGLVANGILLGFILTKATGVSPWMMLGAGILPHGIFELPAVLFAAGIGIRLGVLSFRSVGVLIQPHKADRLKNDWYDTLKQFPAAVLTVIALLFVAAIVESSITPLILHGIIGDQMKLNLMK, from the coding sequence ATGAAAAATCATTTGCGACGTTTATGGGTGGACAATAGAGGGTATTTTTTGGCCGCTTGTTTGCTGTTTCTGGGCGGCGGTTTGATTGGATATTTTCAGGCACCCGCTGTTGAGTCGATGGTCAACGAGCTCTTGGGTCAGTTGAAGGAAATTGCAAATCGGATTAACGAAAGCGGGGGCAGCGTCTTCGCGACATTTTGGACCATATTCTCCAACAACGTCGTGAGTGCGCTGATGATGATGGCACTCGGGCTGTTTTTTGCATTCTTTCCCATTATTGGATTGGTGGCAAACGGGATCCTGCTTGGATTCATCCTCACCAAAGCTACAGGGGTGAGCCCATGGATGATGCTTGGCGCCGGCATTTTGCCGCATGGCATCTTCGAATTGCCGGCAGTCCTGTTCGCTGCAGGGATTGGCATTCGTCTGGGCGTGCTAAGTTTTCGGTCGGTGGGGGTGCTGATTCAGCCCCACAAGGCCGATCGTTTGAAAAATGACTGGTACGATACCCTGAAGCAATTTCCAGCCGCTGTATTGACCGTAATTGCGCTGCTCTTCGTGGCAGCGATCGTAGAAAGCTCAATTACGCCGCTGATTCTCCACGGAATCATCGGAGATCAGATGAAGCTGAATCTGATGAAATAA
- a CDS encoding KinB-signaling pathway activation protein yields the protein MSLRKYGWLFFTTLLLGGLGGVLVAFIFDLAKLLEGSAGNFFVGTLMYMLYGMTISIVAQMGFFAYMTINYFAKTIFKSPSLWKSVQMFLVIFAFFDMIYLRYTALGEGGSIGPYFIEPMILLIIAVVTAFGKSRLTNSTAWIPTLFFMFVVTALEWIPALKQNDVHSTLSMLVPLLFCNVWQVMQLHRLVKRES from the coding sequence GTGAGTCTGCGTAAGTATGGCTGGCTATTTTTCACCACCCTGCTGCTTGGCGGCTTGGGCGGTGTCTTGGTCGCCTTCATTTTTGACCTGGCAAAATTGCTGGAGGGGAGCGCCGGCAACTTTTTTGTAGGTACGCTGATGTACATGCTGTACGGCATGACCATCAGTATCGTGGCCCAAATGGGTTTTTTTGCGTATATGACCATTAATTATTTCGCAAAAACGATTTTTAAATCTCCTTCTCTGTGGAAAAGCGTGCAAATGTTTTTAGTTATTTTCGCTTTTTTTGACATGATATATTTGCGCTACACGGCACTGGGAGAGGGCGGTTCGATCGGGCCGTATTTCATTGAACCGATGATTCTGCTGATCATTGCAGTGGTGACTGCCTTTGGAAAATCGCGGTTGACCAACAGCACTGCTTGGATTCCTACGCTGTTCTTCATGTTTGTCGTTACGGCACTCGAATGGATACCGGCACTCAAACAAAATGATGTTCATTCGACGTTGTCCATGCTGGTTCCATTATTGTTTTGCAACGTCTGGCAAGTCATGCAATTGCATCGTCTGGTAAAAAGAGAGAGCTGA